One Streptomyces sp. R28 DNA window includes the following coding sequences:
- a CDS encoding LysE family translocator, which translates to MVSTDRFLAFAAVSLLVIVIPGPSVLFVIGRALAHGRRTAVATAIGNVFGSYLLVVAVAIGIGSLVERSVALYMTVKLAGAAYLVYLGVQAYRHRGELKAAAIRATPAAPKRGDLRTVLDGVLVGVTNPKGVVFFAAVLPQFVDHSAGHVPLQMLLLGLVPISIGMITDTLWGLTASAARTWFARSERRLSLIGGAGGCTMIGLGVTVAVTGRAE; encoded by the coding sequence ATGGTGTCCACAGATCGTTTCCTGGCCTTCGCGGCGGTGTCGCTGCTGGTGATCGTGATTCCGGGGCCGAGCGTGCTGTTCGTCATCGGCCGTGCGCTGGCCCACGGCCGGCGTACCGCCGTGGCCACGGCGATCGGCAATGTCTTCGGCTCGTATCTGCTGGTGGTGGCGGTCGCCATCGGGATCGGCTCACTGGTCGAACGCTCGGTGGCCCTCTACATGACGGTGAAGCTGGCGGGCGCGGCCTATCTGGTATACCTGGGCGTGCAGGCGTACCGGCACCGGGGGGAGCTGAAGGCGGCGGCGATCAGAGCGACCCCGGCCGCACCGAAGCGCGGCGATCTGCGAACCGTCCTCGACGGCGTCCTCGTCGGTGTCACCAACCCGAAGGGCGTGGTGTTCTTCGCCGCCGTACTCCCCCAGTTCGTGGATCACTCGGCGGGCCATGTCCCGCTGCAGATGCTGCTGTTGGGCCTGGTCCCGATCTCCATCGGCATGATCACGGACACCCTCTGGGGCCTGACCGCGTCGGCGGCCCGTACCTGGTTCGCCCGCTCCGAGCGCCGGCTGTCGCTGATAGGCGGAGCGGGCGGCTGCACGATGATCGGGCTCGGGGTGACGGTCGCGGTGACGGGGCGGGCGGAGTGA
- a CDS encoding trypsin-like serine protease has protein sequence MFGLTRARKTAAVAATAAAAAAALLSAPTAEAASTRIVGGTTTTTTAYPFVMQITDASQNQFCGGTLVSATKVVTAAHCMVGETTSSVRVVGGRTYLNGTNGTVSRVSNIWVHPDYTDATDGNDVAVLTLSTSMPYTTASYVDSSDTGVYAAGTTARILGWGTTSSNGSSSNQLRTATVPIVANSSCASSYSSDFIASDMVCAGYTSGGTDTCQGDSGGPLLIGGVLAGITSWGEGCAQAGYPGVYTRLTTFSDEVTEQVQS, from the coding sequence ATGTTCGGGCTCACCCGTGCCAGAAAGACCGCCGCCGTCGCGGCGACCGCTGCCGCCGCCGCGGCCGCACTGCTCAGCGCCCCCACCGCTGAGGCCGCGTCGACGCGCATCGTGGGCGGTACGACGACCACGACGACCGCGTACCCGTTCGTCATGCAGATCACGGACGCCTCGCAGAACCAGTTCTGCGGTGGCACGCTCGTCTCCGCGACCAAGGTGGTCACCGCCGCCCACTGCATGGTCGGCGAGACGACGAGCAGCGTCCGGGTCGTCGGCGGCCGCACCTACCTCAACGGCACGAACGGCACAGTCAGCCGGGTCAGCAACATCTGGGTCCACCCGGACTACACGGACGCCACCGACGGCAACGACGTGGCCGTGCTGACCCTGTCGACCTCGATGCCGTACACGACGGCCTCGTACGTCGACTCCTCGGACACCGGCGTGTACGCGGCCGGCACCACCGCCCGCATCCTCGGCTGGGGCACCACCTCCTCGAACGGCAGCTCCTCCAACCAGCTGCGGACGGCGACCGTGCCGATCGTCGCCAACTCCAGCTGCGCGAGCTCCTACAGTTCGGACTTCATCGCGTCCGACATGGTCTGCGCCGGATACACCTCCGGCGGCACTGACACCTGCCAGGGCGACAGCGGCGGTCCCCTGCTCATCGGGGGCGTCCTGGCAGGGATAACTTCCTGGGGCGAAGGCTGCGCCCAGGCCGGTTACCCGGGTGTCTACACCCGGCTGACCACCTTCTCGGACGAGGTGACCGAACAGGTCCAGTCGTAA